One stretch of Macrotis lagotis isolate mMagLag1 chromosome 7, bilby.v1.9.chrom.fasta, whole genome shotgun sequence DNA includes these proteins:
- the LOC141492754 gene encoding uncharacterized protein LOC141492754 — MFFLPCGPIPYCLWARFYHEAVLPYFPVILSLCVCLPEVGDLMNGTLVLLEVPMSDLSPPEGEPPEADEESPSDEQGLIIHHPDEEQPYRCLLCGQTFPQQSSLVRHHKAHTGMNGAGRALYVCPECGKAFSIQHNLSVHQRTHTGERPFPCPECGRRFSLKQNLLTHRRIHSGKKPYQCAQCRRCFREARFLLNHQRTHTRRSPTPPQCSGVSEEQ, encoded by the coding sequence ATGTTCTTCCTACCATGTGGTCCCATCCCATATTGCCTCTGGGCAAGGTTTTATCATGAAGCTGTATTGCCCTATTTCCCTGTAAtcctttctctctgtgtctgtctcccAGAGGTTGGTGACTTAATGAATGGAACCCTTGTGCTGCTGGAAGTCCCCATGTCAGACCTGTCCCCCCCTGAAGGAGAGCCTCCTGAGGCAGATGAGGAGAGTCCCAGTGATGAGCAGGGCCTCATTATCCACCACCCAGATGAGGAGCAGCCCTACCGATGCCTCTTGTGTGGTCAGACCTTCCCTCAGCAGTCCAGTCTGGTTCGGCACCATAAGGCCCACACTGGAATGAATGGAGCAGGGCGGGCTTTGTATGTCTGCCCTGAGTGTGGCAAGGCCTTCAGCATCCAGCACAACCTCTCAGTTCACCAACGTACCCACACAGGTGAGCGTCCCTTCCCATGCCCTGAGTGTGGACGACGATTCAGCCTCAAACAGAATCTACTCACCCATCGGCGCATCCATAGCGGCAAGAAGCCATACCAGTGTGCTCAGTGCAGGCGCTGCTTCCGAGAGGCCCGCTTCCTTCTTAACCATCAGCGTACCCATACCAGGAGGTCCCCTACGCCACCCCAGTGTTCTGGAGTCTCTGAGGAGCAGTGA